A DNA window from Paenibacillus sp. HWE-109 contains the following coding sequences:
- a CDS encoding response regulator transcription factor, translating into MYRLLIVDDEPAIVEGLVQMFQEREELDLDICKAYSAFEAIDIIKKTKIDVVLSDIRMPEKNGLQLMDEILFYWPACKIIFLTGHNEFDYVYTAIQKNVESYILKTEEDKVVIGAVSNALKKIEDELKNKDIVDKARNQMLVMAPLLKKELFEALLLGESVNDLLSDELFAGQAVKLNREAPVLLIVGKIDSWSGGMSYANKRNALYAVRNLVEQYWPSVITSEEIVYENSMMISFLQLDASSERFRKEDDAVDWRGLVTYLKGILESVQNVCRDLLHMDVSFVISRSAVEWGHLHKEFELVKAMIKKRLVSGQKMTMMDLGMANELFKVEPSKVVAYSDEFNKKLRLLEKKLDEGDEHQAETVCKDLIISLQHETSQNYLLGLERYYAFVLVFLANINNQSTSDKTKEHMPIESFGMMDIPGDWLAVESYYLELGKQICLEKKEQVEKGENLLVERIHRFINENLGGDLSLARIAEVVHFNPSYLSRFYKQLTGRNLSDYINAIKAEAAVSMLEDMQMKINEIALKLGFESPSYFTAFFRKMKEVSPQEFREAILQKTRK; encoded by the coding sequence ATGTATAGGCTCTTAATTGTTGACGATGAACCGGCGATTGTTGAAGGACTGGTACAGATGTTCCAGGAAAGGGAGGAGCTTGATCTCGACATCTGCAAGGCGTATTCGGCGTTTGAAGCGATAGACATCATCAAGAAGACGAAGATTGATGTTGTGCTCAGCGATATTCGTATGCCGGAGAAAAATGGCTTGCAGTTGATGGATGAGATTTTATTTTACTGGCCAGCTTGCAAAATTATTTTTTTGACAGGGCATAACGAATTTGATTATGTCTACACGGCGATTCAAAAAAATGTGGAAAGCTATATTTTGAAAACGGAAGAGGATAAGGTTGTTATCGGGGCGGTCTCGAATGCATTAAAGAAAATAGAGGACGAGCTTAAGAACAAGGATATCGTGGATAAGGCTAGAAACCAAATGCTGGTTATGGCGCCATTGCTGAAAAAGGAATTGTTCGAGGCCCTTCTATTAGGTGAAAGTGTAAATGATCTTTTATCCGACGAATTATTTGCAGGACAAGCCGTAAAGCTGAATCGGGAAGCGCCTGTGCTGCTCATCGTAGGCAAGATTGACAGTTGGTCTGGAGGCATGTCGTATGCCAATAAGCGGAACGCGCTATACGCCGTTCGGAATTTAGTTGAACAGTATTGGCCGTCTGTGATAACAAGCGAAGAGATTGTCTACGAGAATTCCATGATGATTTCATTTCTACAACTGGATGCGAGTTCAGAACGATTTCGCAAGGAAGACGATGCGGTCGATTGGAGAGGGCTTGTCACCTATTTAAAAGGTATCCTGGAATCGGTTCAAAATGTTTGCCGTGATTTGCTGCACATGGATGTTTCGTTCGTTATTTCAAGAAGCGCAGTCGAATGGGGCCACCTGCATAAAGAATTCGAACTGGTGAAAGCCATGATCAAGAAAAGGCTGGTATCCGGGCAAAAAATGACGATGATGGACCTCGGCATGGCGAACGAACTTTTTAAAGTGGAGCCTTCCAAAGTGGTTGCTTATTCGGATGAATTCAACAAAAAGCTGCGCTTGCTGGAGAAAAAGTTGGATGAAGGGGATGAACACCAAGCAGAAACGGTATGCAAAGATCTGATTATCAGCTTGCAACATGAAACCTCTCAGAATTACCTTCTTGGTCTAGAAAGGTATTATGCGTTTGTGCTTGTTTTTTTAGCCAATATCAATAATCAAAGCACTTCAGATAAAACGAAGGAGCATATGCCTATCGAAAGTTTCGGAATGATGGACATCCCCGGTGATTGGTTAGCGGTGGAATCCTATTATCTCGAACTCGGCAAACAGATATGCCTGGAGAAAAAGGAGCAGGTTGAGAAAGGTGAAAACTTGCTGGTTGAGCGTATTCACAGATTTATTAACGAAAACTTGGGAGGAGATCTTTCCCTTGCCCGCATTGCTGAAGTGGTCCATTTCAATCCTTCCTATCTATCGCGTTTCTATAAGCAGCTTACGGGACGGAATCTGTCCGATTATATTAATGCAATCAAAGCGGAGGCAGCGGTAAGCATGCTGGAGGATATGCAGATGAAGATCAATGAAATTGCCTTGAAATTGGGTTTTGAATCTCCTTCTTACTTCACAGCATTTTTCCGAAAAATGAAAGAGGTGTCGCCGCAGGAATTTAGGGAAGCGATCCTTCAGAAAACAAGGAAGTAA
- a CDS encoding S-layer homology domain-containing protein, with the protein MDKRRYGTRRWLHQMLVFIVVLCMTTSFGPMDDAEAAGVTGVKVEAVGASGEPGSTVSLAVNMEPGTTPSDEFILGYNMELSYNAQVFEIVQGNSAVKDEAPSLLFSADTSEAGKIKVSATALTELGFLSSKQKIFTVQLKIKDNAIPGDSYVNFTSAQYTVDNEDFYAIPGLTAGKVSIKPLAPGTVSIAIGNVSGAPGETVDVPISVNEASKGVGSYGMEIGYDTAALEVTQITGQSGNSFDSVYDNTSGSLKAAWADQKGGDAAITAGQTMFTISFRIKDGAMSGTKALTLKGNNPEQFTVTDASAKEMTKTLQSGKVEVAFHLKAAAGDGTALLNWNSVTGATYYNLYMGTASSVYDEAYKASVTQSTYSVNGLTNGTTYYFLIKAYNAGGWISDSNEASIKPNPAVPPTLTKVGIASRNATPSFAKKGDVVTLTFTASESLTDLPAVTLTGQTASVTSLGGNVYKAEYSFTGNEIEGLVPFTIDFANLFGNPGLRVNTTTDGSRVLFDKTAPVGTLSINGGAESTISTSVNLTITGSDGAGSHGIRMRFSNDNADWSSWEAIAGTKAWALNPGIGAKTVSMELMDAAGNVTKPAINASITLSSTSGGGSGSSSDSAQGETITVNIENTGNGGVVSTAVIHRTTGADGRKKDEISLTPGQADKLVDQLKAAGSNSAKIVIPDSKDEVSEVKVTLPKESTAKLADNKVNLEISTNHVRIVIPDGSLQGWKDDIYFNIVPVKTESERSEIEQRARTEQIVREAAGNAIVNVLGRPMMIETNMQNHPVTLVLPLPDTGLNEQQLKELGIFIEHGDGTKELIRGEIVPYDSTGKLGMRFTVNKFSTFTVVQLGSQASKVHQAYMTGYPDGTFRPDKPITRAEMATVLVRLFGKDKGNKTAAITYKDTAPDHWANAAINLAADSGLMDGYPDGSFKPEQTITRAEAASIASRLSPAAESGGSFSDTVGHWAAAAIGKAKAAGVVNGYSDGTFRPEQTLTRAEAVMMLNKLSGREPLSVSDAKWSDVPAQHWAFKNIQEASVEHVHGPVSVRGK; encoded by the coding sequence ATGGATAAACGTCGATATGGAACCAGACGATGGTTGCACCAAATGCTCGTTTTTATCGTAGTCTTGTGTATGACGACTTCATTCGGACCGATGGACGACGCCGAGGCTGCAGGAGTGACGGGAGTGAAAGTTGAAGCAGTAGGGGCGTCAGGCGAACCTGGAAGCACGGTAAGTCTGGCAGTCAACATGGAGCCAGGAACAACACCTAGCGACGAATTTATTCTAGGATACAACATGGAATTGTCGTACAACGCCCAGGTTTTTGAGATTGTTCAAGGGAATTCAGCGGTAAAAGATGAAGCGCCGTCCTTGCTTTTTAGCGCAGATACATCCGAGGCTGGAAAGATTAAGGTTTCGGCAACGGCTTTAACCGAGTTAGGATTTCTTAGTTCCAAACAAAAAATATTCACGGTTCAACTAAAAATTAAAGATAACGCAATACCTGGTGATTCCTATGTAAACTTCACCTCCGCGCAATATACAGTGGATAATGAGGATTTCTATGCGATTCCTGGTCTCACCGCCGGCAAGGTCAGCATTAAGCCGCTTGCGCCCGGCACGGTAAGCATTGCAATCGGCAATGTCAGCGGAGCACCCGGTGAAACGGTCGATGTGCCTATATCCGTAAACGAAGCTTCGAAAGGAGTCGGCTCTTACGGAATGGAAATCGGTTATGATACAGCCGCACTGGAAGTGACCCAAATAACCGGCCAATCCGGCAACAGCTTCGATTCTGTATACGATAATACGTCTGGCTCGCTCAAAGCTGCTTGGGCGGATCAAAAGGGTGGCGATGCCGCCATAACGGCAGGCCAAACCATGTTTACGATCTCCTTTCGTATTAAGGATGGGGCGATGTCCGGGACTAAAGCCTTAACCTTAAAGGGAAACAATCCGGAGCAATTTACCGTGACCGACGCATCGGCGAAAGAAATGACCAAAACGCTGCAATCCGGTAAAGTTGAAGTTGCGTTCCATTTGAAGGCGGCTGCGGGAGACGGCACAGCTCTCTTGAACTGGAACAGTGTAACAGGAGCCACCTACTACAATCTTTATATGGGTACAGCAAGCAGCGTTTACGACGAAGCCTACAAAGCTTCCGTTACGCAATCCACCTATAGCGTGAACGGCTTGACGAACGGCACAACTTACTATTTCTTAATCAAAGCATACAATGCCGGCGGATGGATATCCGATTCCAATGAGGCCAGCATCAAGCCGAATCCGGCAGTGCCGCCGACGCTGACGAAAGTAGGCATCGCCAGCCGTAATGCCACCCCGTCCTTTGCCAAAAAAGGCGATGTGGTGACTCTAACCTTTACCGCTAGCGAGAGCTTGACGGATTTGCCAGCAGTTACCCTTACAGGCCAGACGGCCAGCGTGACAAGCTTGGGCGGCAATGTCTATAAAGCGGAATATTCATTTACAGGCAATGAAATTGAAGGGCTTGTTCCGTTCACTATTGATTTCGCCAATTTGTTCGGAAACCCGGGATTGCGCGTAAATACTACAACGGATGGCAGCCGTGTATTGTTCGATAAAACGGCGCCTGTGGGAACATTGAGCATTAACGGCGGAGCAGAGAGCACGATCTCGACCTCCGTCAACTTGACGATTACGGGGAGCGACGGTGCGGGTTCGCATGGCATCCGGATGCGCTTTTCTAACGACAACGCGGACTGGAGCTCATGGGAAGCGATTGCTGGAACGAAAGCATGGGCGTTGAACCCGGGCATCGGCGCAAAGACAGTATCCATGGAGTTGATGGATGCGGCGGGTAATGTAACAAAGCCGGCGATCAACGCGTCCATTACTTTAAGCAGCACGTCCGGCGGCGGGAGCGGTTCATCGTCCGATTCTGCACAGGGCGAGACTATCACCGTTAATATAGAAAACACCGGCAACGGCGGCGTTGTGTCCACAGCGGTCATACATCGTACGACTGGAGCGGACGGACGAAAGAAGGATGAGATTTCCCTTACGCCGGGTCAGGCGGATAAGCTGGTTGATCAGCTTAAAGCTGCCGGTTCCAACTCTGCCAAGATCGTCATTCCCGATTCCAAGGATGAGGTTTCAGAGGTTAAAGTAACTTTACCGAAGGAATCGACAGCCAAATTGGCGGACAATAAAGTGAACTTAGAGATCAGCACGAATCATGTACGCATTGTTATTCCAGACGGATCGCTGCAAGGATGGAAGGATGACATCTACTTCAATATCGTGCCGGTCAAAACAGAAAGCGAACGCAGTGAAATCGAGCAACGCGCAAGAACGGAGCAAATTGTGCGTGAAGCCGCAGGCAACGCAATTGTGAATGTCTTGGGTCGTCCCATGATGATTGAGACGAACATGCAGAACCATCCGGTTACGCTGGTACTGCCCCTACCCGACACGGGCCTGAACGAGCAGCAGCTTAAAGAGTTGGGCATCTTCATCGAGCATGGCGACGGCACAAAAGAGCTGATTCGAGGGGAAATTGTCCCCTATGACTCAACGGGCAAGCTGGGCATGCGGTTTACCGTGAACAAGTTTAGTACGTTTACGGTCGTCCAGCTAGGATCGCAAGCGAGCAAAGTGCATCAAGCGTATATGACGGGCTATCCGGACGGCACATTCAGACCGGACAAGCCAATTACACGTGCAGAAATGGCAACAGTGTTAGTACGGTTGTTCGGTAAGGATAAGGGCAATAAGACAGCTGCCATAACCTATAAGGATACCGCGCCTGATCATTGGGCCAATGCAGCTATCAATTTGGCAGCGGACAGCGGACTGATGGACGGCTATCCGGATGGCAGCTTCAAGCCGGAACAAACCATTACGCGCGCCGAAGCGGCAAGCATTGCATCTCGTTTGAGCCCGGCCGCGGAAAGCGGTGGCAGTTTCTCCGACACCGTAGGTCATTGGGCAGCGGCAGCAATTGGGAAAGCGAAGGCGGCGGGAGTAGTTAACGGATACTCGGATGGCACGTTCCGTCCTGAGCAGACCCTTACCCGGGCTGAAGCGGTAATGATGCTTAACAAGTTATCTGGCCGGGAACCGTTATCAGTATCCGATGCTAAGTGGAGCGATGTACCTGCACAGCATTGGGCGTTTAAGAATATTCAAGAGGCGTCCGTGGAACATGTTCATGGGCCGGTGTCAGTCCGCGGAAAGTAA
- a CDS encoding sensor histidine kinase, translating to MIKITKIPKLYVYQKVIIVFAALIIPVYIVNLLMNMMGQSFIKQEFSDSIQSKVQFYSNQLDDQISFIRNQQLQAVNDSELQKLNFLSGTLDVFEEIQLVNRVKERLSTIQNSSEYLLNTGVYMKSFGRTISTQNGINKLPSQEYEIISKLYSKSKKSSIYYYEGRLFFIEAANNSSVIVYMELSVKKLEKTLEQLVGNYGYSGAFITNESFSYYISPKHEDSIVKKIYDNVSLEANNKNDESHILKLGDQSYRITYNRISTLGLTLYSYINQNELTGSLKTFNIWLLVMSLISIVIILVFSFSVKLMIHNPLKELIAAFRTLETDNLDILIRPKNDIEFGYLYRSFDKLIDKLRQSIRQNYEQKMALQHSELKQLQSQIKPHFLYNGFFNIYMMCKAKDYETVATLAQKLGSYYQFVTRNGADEVPFDMEYRHAMDYVEIQRIRFSNRIHVVAGEIPDVCKPLMVPRLILQPIIENTFEHAFENERKGGNIRITVTYEKKCLRVCVEDDGNKLTDDLIHSLQEKLAHCSIVLEKTGIINVCRRIQLEYGKPSGVFVSRSEHGGLKAEVIIHFNYGGGSDV from the coding sequence ATGATAAAGATAACCAAGATCCCCAAATTGTACGTGTATCAAAAAGTGATTATCGTTTTTGCCGCATTAATTATTCCTGTTTATATTGTAAATTTGTTGATGAATATGATGGGGCAATCCTTTATTAAACAGGAATTTTCCGATTCTATCCAGTCCAAGGTGCAATTTTATTCGAACCAGTTGGATGATCAAATTTCCTTCATTCGCAATCAGCAGTTGCAGGCTGTCAATGATTCCGAACTCCAGAAGCTCAACTTTCTGTCAGGCACACTGGATGTGTTCGAAGAAATCCAACTCGTAAACAGGGTGAAGGAACGCTTGTCCACGATACAGAACTCGAGTGAATACCTGCTGAATACCGGGGTATATATGAAATCCTTCGGAAGAACGATTTCTACCCAAAATGGGATCAATAAGCTGCCAAGTCAGGAGTATGAAATCATTAGTAAATTATATTCAAAAAGCAAAAAATCTTCCATTTATTATTATGAGGGAAGATTGTTCTTTATTGAAGCAGCCAACAATTCAAGCGTCATTGTCTACATGGAGCTTTCCGTTAAGAAATTGGAAAAGACATTAGAGCAGCTGGTAGGAAATTATGGTTATTCAGGTGCATTTATTACCAATGAAAGCTTTAGCTACTATATATCGCCCAAGCACGAAGATTCCATCGTAAAAAAGATATATGATAACGTTTCATTGGAAGCAAACAACAAAAATGATGAGAGTCATATTCTAAAATTGGGAGATCAGAGCTATCGGATAACCTACAATCGTATCAGTACACTCGGATTAACACTTTATTCGTATATCAACCAAAATGAACTCACGGGATCTCTCAAGACATTTAATATTTGGCTGCTTGTTATGTCTCTGATTTCGATTGTCATTATTCTTGTTTTTTCATTCTCGGTCAAATTGATGATCCACAATCCTTTGAAGGAGCTGATTGCTGCGTTCCGAACGCTTGAAACAGATAACCTGGATATTTTGATAAGGCCGAAAAATGATATTGAATTTGGTTATCTGTACAGGAGCTTCGATAAGTTAATCGACAAGCTGAGGCAATCCATACGGCAAAATTATGAGCAAAAGATGGCGCTGCAGCACTCGGAATTAAAGCAACTTCAGTCGCAGATCAAACCGCACTTTTTGTACAATGGATTCTTCAATATTTATATGATGTGCAAGGCGAAGGATTATGAAACGGTGGCCACTTTAGCCCAGAAGCTGGGCAGTTATTATCAATTTGTTACTAGAAATGGTGCGGATGAGGTGCCATTTGACATGGAATACCGGCATGCTATGGATTATGTGGAGATTCAACGTATACGGTTTTCGAATCGGATTCATGTCGTTGCCGGTGAGATTCCAGATGTTTGCAAGCCTCTCATGGTGCCTCGGTTGATCTTGCAGCCGATTATCGAAAATACGTTCGAACACGCTTTCGAAAATGAACGCAAAGGCGGCAATATCCGCATTACGGTGACGTATGAGAAGAAGTGCTTGCGTGTTTGTGTGGAGGATGACGGAAATAAGTTGACGGATGATTTAATTCATTCTCTCCAGGAGAAGTTGGCACATTGCTCGATTGTTCTTGAAAAGACAGGCATCATCAATGTGTGCAGGCGTATTCAGTTGGAATACGGCAAACCTAGCGGCGTATTTGTTTCCAGAAGCGAACATGGCGGACTGAAAGCAGAAGTGATCATTCATTTTAATTATGGAGGCGGCAGTGATGTATAG
- a CDS encoding extracellular solute-binding protein, giving the protein MRKKLVRSVLLTSLISTTLMGCSSNNESASSTGSAAPQTTGSPKTENVDPLGKYAQPVTVTEVLGFRPPEDPKTPKGITPDQNAYLKDLKEMLNIDLKYKWSVPTEQFEQKFSLALASADLPDILDLDTLQYEKLKSQGMLADLTDAYNKYASPALKNYMQVDGGFAMKTTTTDGKILGIPGFEDPYLSTQLLWIRKDWLTSLNLQPPKTIDDLEKIAEAFVKNDPGKTGKNDRYGIAMQKTLIGWGFDARGVFNGYGTAPKAWLKGKDGKLAAGEIQPETKTALAKLQSWYQKGLLDKEFALKDENKVVEDIVAGRVGISYGEWWYPNWPLNISKDKDPNAEWEAYPIPSLDGQPGKSMVGKVRMSHIIAVNKKAKNPEAAIKMINFYIEMGKKQYLEKNKAENGYVYNWFVPRIYNPAQIDNIYTEVNKALDAKQDAITLDDENYKNVADVFKATKEFLAGDTTNATKGSNWGQYYSRAAKNGGWGITRQIRDNKQVFFNEFYGVPTETQVEKGAQLDKLLDETYTKIIMGAPVSEFDKYVESWKKLGGDDITKEVNEWYTKNAVK; this is encoded by the coding sequence ATGAGAAAAAAGCTAGTCCGTTCTGTCCTACTTACTTCACTGATATCGACAACGCTTATGGGATGCAGCAGCAACAATGAAAGCGCTTCAAGTACAGGGAGTGCAGCACCGCAAACGACGGGCTCCCCAAAAACGGAAAATGTAGATCCGTTGGGTAAATACGCGCAACCAGTCACGGTTACCGAAGTACTGGGTTTCCGCCCGCCGGAAGATCCGAAGACACCGAAGGGGATTACACCTGATCAGAACGCCTACCTGAAAGATTTGAAAGAGATGCTCAATATTGATCTGAAATATAAATGGAGCGTGCCGACGGAACAATTCGAACAGAAGTTTTCGCTTGCGCTTGCTTCTGCTGATTTGCCTGATATTCTGGATCTGGATACGCTGCAATATGAGAAATTGAAAAGTCAGGGTATGCTTGCGGATTTGACAGATGCCTATAACAAATACGCGTCTCCCGCTTTAAAGAACTATATGCAGGTGGACGGCGGGTTTGCCATGAAAACCACGACGACAGATGGCAAAATATTAGGTATTCCGGGATTCGAGGATCCTTATCTCTCCACGCAGCTCTTGTGGATTCGGAAGGATTGGCTCACCAGTCTCAATCTGCAGCCGCCAAAAACAATTGACGATCTGGAGAAAATTGCGGAAGCCTTTGTCAAAAACGATCCAGGTAAAACCGGTAAGAATGACCGGTATGGCATCGCGATGCAGAAGACTCTTATCGGCTGGGGATTTGATGCGCGTGGTGTGTTTAACGGCTATGGCACAGCTCCGAAAGCTTGGCTCAAAGGCAAAGACGGCAAGCTTGCCGCAGGTGAAATCCAGCCCGAAACGAAAACCGCTCTTGCCAAGCTGCAATCTTGGTATCAGAAAGGTTTGCTGGATAAAGAATTTGCGCTGAAAGACGAGAACAAGGTTGTTGAAGATATCGTTGCCGGCAGAGTTGGCATTTCGTACGGTGAATGGTGGTATCCGAACTGGCCGCTTAATATTAGCAAGGATAAAGATCCAAATGCAGAATGGGAAGCTTATCCAATTCCATCACTGGACGGTCAACCAGGGAAATCGATGGTTGGCAAGGTACGGATGAGTCACATTATTGCCGTAAACAAAAAAGCGAAAAATCCGGAAGCTGCGATTAAGATGATTAACTTCTACATTGAAATGGGCAAAAAACAGTATCTGGAGAAAAACAAAGCAGAAAACGGGTACGTATACAACTGGTTTGTGCCAAGAATCTATAATCCTGCCCAAATCGACAACATTTATACCGAGGTTAATAAGGCTTTGGATGCCAAACAAGATGCCATTACCCTTGATGATGAAAATTACAAGAATGTTGCCGACGTGTTCAAAGCAACCAAAGAGTTCCTTGCCGGCGATACGACGAACGCCACAAAAGGCTCCAACTGGGGGCAGTACTACAGCCGTGCAGCCAAAAACGGCGGTTGGGGCATAACGCGACAAATTCGCGACAACAAGCAGGTGTTCTTCAACGAGTTCTACGGCGTTCCGACGGAAACACAAGTCGAGAAAGGTGCGCAGCTCGACAAGCTGCTTGACGAAACGTATACCAAGATTATTATGGGCGCTCCTGTAAGCGAGTTCGACAAGTATGTAGAGAGCTGGAAGAAGCTTGGCGGCGACGATATTACGAAAGAAGTCAACGAGTGGTACACGAAGAATGCAGTGAAATAA